Within the archaeon BMS3Bbin15 genome, the region TCTGCCTGTAGTTTTCTGCTTGCAAGAGCGTTATTATACAAATGTCTGCATGTATCCAGAGTTGCTTTTAATGTAACTCGCTGCTCTTTGTTTGGCTCCAGCCTGAACTTATAACTTTTCATCATTTATATCCACTCTTCATTATATAATCATTGTTTTTAGAAGTATATAAACTTTATGCTTATTTTCATCACTATATCAAAATTTACGATTCATTATACCATTAGTTAGAGGTATTTCAATGTTTTTGAAATAGTAACGCATTCATCCAACGACTAAAGTCGTTGGTCTTCTGCGATGTTCTTCATAAGAGATAAAATCAGTCATTAACAACACTCTCGTATATTTTCACAAACTCATCCCAGTGTTCAACCATTATGTCACTTGGAAAATACATAACAATATATGTGTGTTCAGATGCCTCAACTATTCCATGTTTGAGAAGAATGTTAAGATGATATCTAACTGTAGTATAATCAAGTTTGAGCTTTTTAGCCAGCTGATTTGCGTTTCTCGGTCTGTCATGAAGTAACCTGACTATCTTTGCTCTTACAACGCCA harbors:
- a CDS encoding bacterial regulatory protein, arsR family, translating into MDKKFLWWIFGVTKGGVVRAKIVRLLHDRPRNANQLAKKLKLDYTTVRYHLNILLKHGIVEASEHTYIVMYFPSDIMVEHWDEFVKIYESVVND